In a genomic window of Occallatibacter riparius:
- a CDS encoding TonB-dependent receptor — protein MMFTRTRLRSLFLAALLGAGFAVTSTLAPNSMAQTSLGTLTGVVRDSSGAVIVNANVRLTNVQTGETRTIVSDSLGAYRFDALTPGIYTVDVESAGFEKFNAKGVKIVASTAQSFDVVLKTGQVSETVEVSAESAPLLNKENGSLSGSIQSEELAKLPIFSLNPIEVLTTVPGVQLVSNSAMSNGQSIQVSGARPRSNNFMIDGEEINDVGIGGQAVQPNIPDMYADTVVYTHNAPAEFGRASGGVVNLVTKGGSNTFHGSAWELYTGSGLNAIDGQTRQVATSRGDKARFDQHTFGFTAGGPIIRNKLFAFGAAQWQRFYGQEIPTQVNLPDANGIATLQSFAAGSGVTATNAALMLKYLNNGSYLNDFLQFTDPNAPQGDPNAPKLVNLGDACKQGNQQAGCQLEIGLFRRPSVAASQPDTQWTYRIDYTPRQQDMFTVRYLHDRSSLSPDFFTNGAALPGFDTYQGGPSELGQGAWTHIFTSNLLNEFRASETRISFLFAPLASTEANPLFKAPTLNFVDISSLGFDQNFPQGRSEDQYQFQDTVSWTHGRHTVRIGADIGRRIEIDTVSQNANGSLTFAKPGTGGNGGSSEGNFLLDQLGKSGHADITYGPTRVDPHSWRTGAFAQDDIKINPDLTVNLGVRYDYFSSPENALPYPALDPNNPFAPVNTVYKVAQDKNNWAPRVGFAYTPHQGPFSNGNTVVRGGFGIFYDTDFSNIMVNEAQSSPNAVAGQLISTAPNGLSNATSLIGQIPNVLNPKASVLSVTKNLSSPYTIEYNLGVEHQLPYGIAVSGTYVGSRGVKLFANQQYNYFDPNTGNRLDPTRGAINTRGNFAASDYNGLEVGAKRNFSHGIAVYGSYVYSKSLDNGSEVFTPDAEETSYGANLAPGGRRNEWGNSAYDHRHYGAITYVWTPAGLRSDSRGTDLVLSALTRHWTISGASRFQSGAYGTVNMLGLDANGDGNVGNDRPFVGTHSAPMDKVAIDAAFFGLTDTPGTYIDMAAANNNDVVVVDPTKSRWIIPVMNGYDPHEIGRNSFLNPGTMYNDVALEKAVPTSFLHLDRGSLIFRAEAQNIANHNNVGILDVNLLDVGTSFFTNTSQARESTGGGGGRQLRFWAKFVF, from the coding sequence ATGATGTTCACTCGAACGCGTCTGCGGTCGCTGTTTCTGGCTGCCTTGCTTGGCGCTGGTTTCGCGGTTACTTCAACGCTCGCTCCCAACAGCATGGCGCAAACCAGCTTGGGTACTCTCACCGGCGTTGTGCGCGATAGCAGCGGCGCCGTTATCGTCAACGCAAATGTCCGGCTTACGAACGTTCAAACTGGGGAAACGCGCACCATCGTTTCCGACTCCCTGGGTGCATACCGCTTTGATGCCCTTACTCCTGGTATTTATACAGTTGATGTCGAATCCGCGGGTTTTGAGAAGTTCAATGCTAAGGGTGTGAAGATCGTCGCATCCACGGCCCAGTCTTTCGACGTGGTTCTCAAGACCGGTCAGGTCAGCGAGACCGTCGAAGTCTCGGCCGAGTCGGCGCCCCTCCTCAATAAGGAGAACGGCTCGCTTTCAGGCAGCATTCAGAGCGAAGAGCTCGCCAAGCTGCCGATCTTCTCGCTCAATCCGATTGAAGTTCTGACCACCGTCCCCGGTGTTCAGCTCGTCAGCAACTCCGCCATGTCGAACGGACAGTCGATCCAGGTCAGCGGTGCGCGTCCACGTTCCAACAACTTCATGATCGATGGCGAAGAGATCAATGACGTGGGCATCGGCGGGCAGGCGGTTCAGCCGAACATCCCCGATATGTATGCCGACACCGTTGTGTACACCCACAACGCTCCCGCCGAATTCGGCCGCGCCTCGGGTGGCGTGGTCAATTTAGTCACCAAGGGTGGCAGCAATACCTTCCATGGATCCGCCTGGGAGCTCTACACCGGTTCGGGTCTGAACGCCATTGACGGCCAGACACGCCAGGTTGCCACCAGCCGCGGTGATAAGGCGCGGTTTGACCAGCACACCTTTGGCTTCACCGCCGGCGGTCCGATCATCAGGAACAAGTTGTTCGCCTTCGGTGCCGCCCAGTGGCAGCGCTTTTATGGCCAGGAAATTCCCACGCAAGTGAATCTGCCTGACGCCAACGGCATTGCCACACTGCAGAGCTTCGCCGCCGGCAGCGGTGTCACTGCCACCAACGCCGCCCTGATGCTCAAGTACCTGAACAACGGCTCGTACCTGAATGATTTCCTGCAGTTCACAGATCCCAACGCGCCCCAGGGCGACCCCAACGCTCCCAAGCTGGTGAATCTGGGCGATGCGTGCAAGCAGGGGAACCAACAAGCGGGGTGCCAACTGGAAATCGGCTTGTTCCGCCGCCCCAGCGTCGCGGCCAGCCAGCCTGACACGCAGTGGACTTACCGCATTGACTACACCCCGCGCCAGCAGGATATGTTCACGGTGCGCTACCTCCACGACCGCAGCAGTCTCTCGCCCGATTTCTTCACCAACGGCGCGGCACTTCCCGGGTTCGATACCTATCAAGGCGGCCCTTCCGAACTCGGTCAGGGCGCCTGGACGCATATCTTCACCTCCAACCTCCTGAACGAGTTCCGCGCCTCTGAGACTCGGATCTCCTTCCTGTTCGCGCCGCTCGCCAGCACGGAAGCCAACCCGCTCTTCAAGGCGCCAACTCTCAACTTCGTCGATATAAGCTCGTTGGGCTTCGACCAGAACTTCCCTCAGGGCCGTTCTGAAGACCAGTACCAGTTCCAGGACACGGTCTCCTGGACCCACGGCCGTCACACGGTCCGCATCGGCGCCGATATCGGCCGCCGTATCGAAATCGACACCGTGTCCCAAAACGCAAACGGTTCGCTGACCTTTGCCAAGCCCGGCACCGGCGGTAACGGCGGATCGTCGGAAGGCAACTTCCTCCTCGATCAGCTCGGCAAGTCAGGCCATGCCGACATCACGTACGGGCCCACCCGCGTGGATCCGCATAGCTGGCGCACCGGCGCCTTCGCCCAGGATGACATCAAGATCAATCCTGATCTGACCGTCAATCTTGGCGTGCGTTACGACTACTTCAGCTCGCCGGAAAATGCACTTCCTTATCCGGCTCTCGATCCCAACAACCCGTTCGCTCCGGTCAACACCGTCTACAAGGTTGCTCAGGATAAGAACAACTGGGCGCCGCGCGTGGGCTTCGCCTACACTCCGCACCAGGGACCGTTCTCCAACGGCAACACCGTCGTGCGTGGCGGCTTCGGCATCTTCTATGACACCGATTTCTCCAACATCATGGTGAACGAGGCGCAAAGCTCTCCCAACGCCGTGGCCGGCCAGCTTATCTCGACGGCACCCAACGGTCTGAGCAACGCTACCAGCCTTATCGGCCAGATTCCGAACGTTCTGAACCCCAAGGCTTCGGTCTTGAGCGTGACCAAGAACCTGTCCTCTCCTTACACCATCGAGTACAACCTGGGTGTCGAGCATCAGCTTCCCTATGGCATCGCTGTCAGCGGTACCTATGTGGGCAGCCGTGGTGTGAAGCTGTTCGCCAACCAGCAGTACAACTACTTCGACCCCAACACCGGCAACCGCCTCGATCCAACACGCGGCGCCATCAACACCCGCGGCAACTTCGCGGCCTCTGACTACAACGGCCTCGAAGTCGGCGCAAAGCGCAACTTCTCCCATGGCATAGCGGTCTACGGCTCGTATGTCTACAGCAAGAGCCTGGACAACGGATCGGAAGTCTTCACGCCCGATGCGGAAGAGACCTCCTACGGCGCAAACCTCGCGCCCGGCGGCCGCCGCAACGAGTGGGGTAACTCGGCCTACGATCACCGCCACTACGGCGCGATCACCTATGTCTGGACCCCCGCAGGCCTCCGTTCTGACAGCCGTGGCACCGACCTGGTCCTCAGCGCCCTCACCCGGCACTGGACCATCTCCGGTGCTTCACGCTTCCAGTCCGGCGCCTACGGCACCGTCAACATGTTGGGCCTCGACGCCAACGGAGACGGCAACGTTGGCAACGACCGCCCGTTTGTCGGCACCCACAGTGCTCCCATGGACAAGGTTGCCATCGATGCAGCGTTCTTCGGATTGACTGACACTCCGGGCACCTACATCGACATGGCGGCCGCCAACAACAACGACGTCGTGGTCGTCGATCCCACAAAGTCCCGCTGGATCATCCCTGTGATGAACGGCTACGATCCTCACGAAATCGGCCGCAACAGCTTCCTTAACCCGGGCACCATGTATAACGACGTCGCCCTGGAGAAGGCGGTTCCGACCAGCTTCCTGCATCTCGACCGCGGTTCGCTCATCTTCCGCGCTGAGGCGCAGAACATCGCAAACCACAACAACGTAGGCATCCTCGACGTGAACCTGCTTGACGTCGGCACCTCCTTCTTCACGAACACCTCGCAGGCCCGTGAGTCAACGGGTGGAGGCGGAGGCCGTCAGCTCCGTTTCTGGGCGAAGTTCGTGTTCTAA
- the accD gene encoding acetyl-CoA carboxylase, carboxyltransferase subunit beta: MSWFKRESGDYEPDPNTPGNGDSERRVRTEGLFIKCQGCRQALYKPDVEANLNVCPKCQHHFKLSARQRIEMLLDPGYELVDGGLRSTDPLNFHDVKPYKSRLRKAQEETGLDDAILNAVGNLGPHSVVVSAMEYSFIGGSMGAVVGETIARAVDRAREGRKPLIVVAASGGARMMEGVVSLMQMAKISTGLAQLDDARVPYICVLTDPTTGGVTASFAMLGDLNIAEPGALIGFAGPRVIEQTIRQKLPEGFQRSEFLLEKGFLDAVVHRRELKDYLIRAISFMQPVA; encoded by the coding sequence ATGTCCTGGTTTAAGCGAGAGAGCGGCGATTACGAGCCTGACCCAAACACGCCTGGCAACGGCGATTCCGAACGGCGCGTTCGTACGGAAGGCCTGTTTATCAAGTGCCAAGGATGCCGGCAGGCACTTTACAAGCCTGATGTCGAGGCCAATCTCAACGTCTGCCCGAAGTGTCAGCATCACTTCAAGCTCTCTGCTCGCCAGCGCATCGAGATGCTCCTCGATCCCGGATACGAGCTCGTGGACGGCGGACTGCGCTCCACTGATCCGCTGAATTTCCACGACGTGAAGCCGTACAAATCTCGCCTGCGCAAGGCGCAGGAGGAGACCGGCCTCGACGATGCCATTCTGAACGCGGTCGGCAATCTCGGTCCGCACTCGGTTGTCGTCAGCGCCATGGAGTACAGCTTCATCGGCGGCTCAATGGGCGCCGTAGTGGGCGAAACCATTGCCCGTGCCGTGGACCGGGCACGCGAAGGCCGCAAGCCCCTGATCGTCGTCGCCGCTTCCGGGGGCGCCCGCATGATGGAAGGCGTGGTCAGCCTCATGCAGATGGCCAAGATCTCCACCGGCCTGGCTCAGCTTGACGACGCTCGCGTTCCCTATATCTGCGTCCTCACCGACCCCACCACTGGGGGCGTTACTGCCAGCTTCGCTATGCTTGGCGATCTCAATATCGCCGAACCGGGCGCTCTCATCGGATTCGCTGGCCCTCGCGTTATCGAGCAGACGATCCGCCAAAAGCTCCCTGAGGGCTTCCAGCGCTCCGAATTCCTGCTCGAGAAGGGCTTCCTTGATGCAGTCGTGCATCGCCGCGAATTGAAGGACTATCTGATTCGTGCCATCAGCTTCATGCAGCCGGTCGCCTGA
- the cobO gene encoding cob(I)yrinic acid a,c-diamide adenosyltransferase, with amino-acid sequence MTDSRKGLILINTGPGKGKTTAALGTALRAVGNGMRVLVLQFLKGSWHYGELDAVLPFGDNFVLKQMGRGFVKVGGAETDPEDIRLVEEAWAEARVAIESGDWDLVVLDEINYAISYGMLDPAAVADTLRNRPEMVHVILTGRNAHPLLVEIADTVTEMREVKHAYQKGILAQRGIEF; translated from the coding sequence ATGACCGATTCGCGAAAAGGACTGATTCTCATCAACACCGGCCCGGGCAAGGGCAAGACCACCGCTGCTCTAGGCACCGCACTGCGCGCCGTCGGCAACGGCATGCGCGTCCTCGTGCTGCAGTTCCTCAAGGGCTCGTGGCACTACGGCGAACTCGACGCGGTTCTGCCCTTCGGCGACAACTTCGTCCTCAAGCAGATGGGCCGCGGCTTTGTGAAAGTCGGGGGCGCAGAGACTGACCCCGAAGACATCCGGCTCGTCGAAGAAGCGTGGGCCGAAGCCCGCGTCGCAATCGAATCCGGCGATTGGGACCTGGTCGTTCTCGACGAAATCAACTACGCCATCAGCTACGGCATGCTCGATCCTGCCGCTGTCGCCGATACCCTCCGCAATCGGCCGGAGATGGTCCACGTCATTCTGACCGGCCGCAACGCGCATCCGCTGCTCGTCGAGATCGCAGACACCGTCACGGAAATGCGCGAAGTCAAACATGCCTACCAGAAAGGCATCCTCGCTCAGCGCGGAATCGAGTTCTGA
- a CDS encoding 23S rRNA (pseudouridine(1915)-N(3))-methyltransferase RlmH, translating into MLITLAYVGSRPSAGDQFEPLVQMYLQRTSTFARCEGAAFRTEEALLDWLSKQQARTPAVAVLLDRRGKQMSSEAFAAWLGSRRDEGAQHIVFAIGPASGWSDASRQRARLLLSLGQLTLAHALARVVIAEQIYRASTILTGHPYHTGH; encoded by the coding sequence GTGCTAATCACCCTTGCTTACGTCGGGAGCCGCCCTTCCGCTGGCGATCAGTTTGAGCCGCTCGTGCAGATGTATCTCCAGCGCACCTCGACCTTCGCGCGCTGCGAAGGTGCGGCATTCCGAACGGAGGAGGCTTTGCTCGACTGGCTCTCAAAGCAGCAGGCCCGCACTCCTGCCGTGGCCGTTCTTCTCGACAGGCGGGGCAAGCAGATGAGCTCCGAGGCATTTGCGGCGTGGCTCGGCTCTCGCCGCGATGAAGGCGCCCAGCACATCGTCTTTGCGATTGGTCCGGCCAGCGGATGGAGCGATGCATCGCGGCAGCGTGCCCGCCTTCTGCTCTCGCTTGGGCAACTCACCCTCGCCCACGCGCTCGCTCGTGTCGTCATCGCCGAGCAGATCTACCGCGCCTCCACCATCCTGACCGGACATCCCTACCACACCGGCCACTGA
- a CDS encoding TonB-dependent receptor — MRVSPFLLAARVVCTAFALILATTFIQQSAHGQAISMTGGSIQGTVTDPNGAILQGAKITIASEETGYSKALTSDSAGFYSLGPLNPGRYTITVDAPGFQQMVVKTTVSVGVVSSGNVKLQVGGSGVTIEVSAGDVQINTEQIGVAGTVSQEQIDTLPINGRNILDIAQIQPGVVLQSGQSFDPTKTGYSAIGVNGQNGRTTRILLDGQDISDETVGTLLFNVPSGGIGEFQLNRSTQDVSGEVTSTGQVLMVSKSGSNRFHGNAFYLFQDARAGFAGINGESGDAAPFQRNQFGGYVGGPILKDRLFFFGGAERNKQMDQSPVGVPNEFFTDIYNRWPQVPDPFKDTTSIGRLDWAGPWGVHFFARAAYSNNAGFGSGQPPYGVFQNQDNVPSLVGGADFTTHNVTHSVRFGYLKFINNINNGTEQLGNSIYNPSTALGVPFELYGSLDAGGNYLSPQNTYQSSKSFRYDGTWTKGGHNIKFGGEISRILEGGFAAFFDTMLSRVETSVSSTELAQCASSNPIGGIDGNGQCLGDPMYGWKNYEFILGNGNGSFSEKPGFGLPGGAFQSWRLASYVGDTWKVRPYLTLVAGVRWSVDTDRANQDLPTVTCGQVDADLQFDGCDSAHASTPLFDFFGPGLGLGKRTNQPWANLGPQAGFAFSPGAHKYVIRGGAGIFYESNLFNNQSNARAQNTPAEFPGFADGAIHYYNQTLSLPGYAIGIQGLSSGGDPCTPGTDADCKSWANIFNMSVADATLLVSKLDAKYKTASAKPQPNTSFIGFANGDALQAMSAYAGPYKTPYSIQLNAGVQYELRQGLVVNVDYIHNATLRVPLTVDTNHTGAARTLNKAAAANAIAATLDACGADSIDGAIANGCTIDDFAANGLTDGNEYLGGYPASAYGIPAEFGSAFPGTNTNVGAGNFILPEGKSAYDALQVVLQQQNQHPLPGIVSSNAQISYNFSKVTTNSKGGSNQFFGGYGAWNNDCTSCIMGRNGQDYTQMLSLATSFTVKYGPQISLVGHFFSAAPSDLTTPTSGITPTGGETTAAGIFKSDLNGDGTTGDLMPGTDPGDYMHRIKGKGLGRLIDNWNSHYAGKVTPAGQALIDAGLITADQLYKLGGVTQQLLPLQSKTPIQNPATRTFDAAFRYPIGYLKRFREGLVLTPSVTVYNAFNMANYGAFSGLADTTTSQDSLQASGYLNGYNDIPHLYQNRTLRGTGNGTYDQGGPRTMEFSLRLDF, encoded by the coding sequence ATGCGAGTTTCCCCGTTCCTTCTCGCGGCGCGTGTCGTTTGCACCGCTTTCGCGCTAATACTGGCGACAACCTTCATCCAGCAATCGGCCCACGGTCAGGCAATTTCGATGACGGGCGGATCGATCCAGGGTACTGTTACCGACCCTAACGGTGCGATCCTTCAGGGCGCGAAAATCACGATCGCAAGCGAGGAAACGGGGTATTCGAAGGCGCTGACTTCCGATTCAGCGGGCTTCTACAGCCTCGGGCCATTGAACCCCGGTCGTTACACGATTACGGTCGACGCGCCAGGCTTTCAGCAAATGGTGGTGAAGACGACTGTTTCGGTCGGCGTGGTCAGCTCAGGTAACGTGAAACTGCAGGTGGGCGGCTCGGGCGTGACCATTGAGGTGAGCGCCGGCGACGTGCAGATAAACACGGAACAGATCGGCGTGGCGGGCACCGTTTCGCAGGAGCAGATCGATACCCTACCCATCAACGGCCGCAACATTCTCGACATCGCGCAGATTCAACCGGGCGTTGTTCTTCAGTCGGGCCAGTCGTTTGACCCGACCAAGACGGGATACTCGGCCATTGGCGTGAACGGGCAGAACGGCCGTACCACGCGTATTCTCCTCGACGGCCAAGACATCTCCGACGAGACAGTCGGCACCCTCCTCTTCAACGTCCCTTCAGGCGGCATCGGCGAGTTCCAGTTGAACCGCTCCACCCAGGACGTCTCCGGCGAAGTCACCTCCACCGGCCAGGTGCTAATGGTCTCCAAGTCGGGCTCCAACCGCTTCCACGGAAACGCCTTTTATCTTTTCCAGGACGCGCGCGCGGGCTTCGCGGGCATCAACGGTGAATCGGGTGATGCGGCTCCTTTCCAGCGCAACCAGTTCGGCGGCTACGTCGGCGGACCCATCCTGAAGGACCGGCTCTTCTTTTTCGGCGGCGCCGAGCGCAACAAGCAGATGGACCAGAGCCCGGTGGGCGTTCCCAACGAGTTCTTTACCGACATCTATAATCGCTGGCCTCAGGTTCCCGACCCCTTCAAGGACACCACCAGCATCGGGCGCCTGGACTGGGCCGGCCCGTGGGGCGTGCACTTCTTCGCGCGCGCCGCGTACAGCAACAACGCCGGATTTGGCTCGGGCCAGCCGCCATACGGCGTCTTCCAGAACCAGGACAACGTGCCGTCTTTGGTAGGCGGCGCGGACTTTACCACGCATAACGTCACCCATTCGGTCCGGTTCGGCTACCTGAAGTTCATCAACAACATCAACAACGGCACCGAACAGTTGGGGAACAGCATCTACAACCCCTCCACGGCGCTGGGTGTTCCGTTTGAGCTCTACGGGTCGCTCGATGCGGGCGGCAACTACCTGTCGCCTCAGAACACTTACCAGAGCAGCAAAAGTTTCCGCTACGACGGCACCTGGACCAAGGGTGGGCACAACATCAAGTTCGGCGGAGAAATCTCACGCATCCTTGAAGGTGGATTCGCGGCTTTCTTCGACACCATGCTTTCGCGCGTTGAAACCAGCGTCTCTTCCACGGAACTGGCCCAGTGCGCCTCGTCCAATCCTATTGGCGGTATTGATGGAAACGGGCAATGCCTGGGCGATCCAATGTACGGCTGGAAGAACTATGAGTTCATCCTCGGCAACGGCAACGGCAGCTTCTCTGAGAAGCCGGGCTTCGGTCTCCCGGGAGGTGCATTCCAGAGCTGGCGTCTGGCCTCCTATGTGGGCGATACCTGGAAGGTGAGGCCTTATCTGACCCTCGTCGCCGGCGTGCGCTGGAGCGTTGATACCGACCGCGCCAACCAGGACCTGCCTACCGTCACCTGCGGCCAGGTAGATGCTGACCTACAGTTCGATGGCTGCGACAGCGCACATGCTTCGACCCCCTTGTTCGACTTCTTCGGACCGGGCCTGGGCCTGGGCAAACGCACCAACCAGCCGTGGGCCAACCTGGGCCCGCAGGCCGGATTTGCTTTCAGCCCCGGCGCGCACAAGTACGTGATCCGCGGCGGCGCCGGAATCTTCTACGAGAGCAATCTGTTCAACAACCAAAGCAACGCGCGCGCACAGAATACGCCCGCTGAGTTCCCGGGATTTGCTGACGGTGCGATCCATTATTACAACCAAACACTCAGCCTTCCGGGTTACGCCATCGGGATCCAGGGCCTCAGCAGCGGCGGCGACCCCTGCACACCGGGCACGGATGCAGATTGCAAGAGCTGGGCCAATATCTTCAACATGTCCGTTGCCGACGCGACGCTGCTGGTTTCCAAGCTCGATGCCAAGTACAAGACGGCATCCGCGAAGCCTCAGCCAAACACCTCATTCATCGGCTTTGCGAACGGCGACGCTCTGCAGGCTATGAGCGCCTATGCCGGCCCTTACAAGACGCCGTATTCGATCCAGCTCAACGCCGGAGTGCAGTACGAACTGCGACAAGGGCTGGTGGTGAACGTGGATTACATCCACAACGCAACGCTGCGCGTGCCGCTGACGGTGGATACGAACCACACCGGTGCGGCGCGGACACTGAACAAAGCTGCCGCCGCCAATGCGATCGCCGCTACGCTGGATGCATGCGGGGCGGATTCGATTGATGGCGCTATCGCAAATGGATGCACGATCGACGACTTCGCCGCAAACGGACTGACTGACGGCAACGAGTACCTGGGTGGGTACCCGGCGTCTGCCTACGGTATCCCGGCAGAATTCGGCTCGGCCTTCCCGGGCACCAACACCAACGTAGGCGCTGGGAACTTCATCCTGCCGGAGGGCAAGTCGGCCTACGATGCGTTGCAGGTGGTCTTACAGCAGCAGAATCAACATCCCCTGCCGGGCATTGTGAGTAGCAACGCCCAGATCTCGTACAACTTCTCGAAGGTCACCACCAACTCCAAAGGAGGCAGCAACCAGTTCTTCGGCGGCTATGGCGCCTGGAACAACGACTGCACCAGTTGCATCATGGGCCGCAACGGCCAGGACTACACGCAGATGCTGAGCCTTGCGACCAGCTTCACGGTCAAGTACGGGCCGCAGATCTCGCTGGTGGGCCACTTCTTCTCGGCCGCTCCCTCTGACCTCACAACCCCGACGAGTGGGATCACGCCCACGGGCGGAGAGACCACCGCCGCCGGTATCTTCAAGTCCGATCTGAACGGCGACGGCACCACGGGTGATCTCATGCCCGGGACCGACCCTGGCGACTACATGCACCGCATTAAAGGGAAGGGACTAGGACGGTTGATCGATAATTGGAACAGTCACTATGCGGGCAAGGTCACGCCTGCCGGTCAGGCTCTGATCGATGCCGGCCTGATAACCGCCGACCAGCTCTACAAGCTGGGTGGCGTGACTCAGCAACTGCTGCCGTTGCAGTCGAAGACACCGATCCAAAACCCGGCTACACGCACCTTCGACGCAGCCTTCCGGTATCCCATCGGCTATCTGAAGCGCTTCCGTGAGGGTCTGGTACTCACACCGTCGGTCACCGTCTACAACGCTTTCAACATGGCCAACTACGGAGCTTTCAGCGGGCTTGCCGACACCACAACGAGCCAGGACTCGCTGCAGGCGTCCGGATACCTGAACGGTTACAACGACATCCCGCACCTGTATCAAAACCGCACGTTGCGCGGCACTGGGAACGGAACCTACGACCAGGGCGGACCACGCACCATGGAGTTCAGCCTCAGGCTTGACTTCTAG
- the rsfS gene encoding ribosome silencing factor — protein MVTHHSHQQTRILVQAAAAACEDKKGEDTRILELDPADSGLSDFFLVTSATNDRQAVAIADEIEFRLKRDYGVMANSVEGRRNGEWILLDYVDFVAHVFLAERRAFYDIERLRKSARPLTPEEFETELKHALADKTREARSKPAEAKKAPAKKTAKTATPAKKSAALKPAKATKKAAPKKAAAKKPVAAKAAKKAPAKKTAAKARRTK, from the coding sequence ATGGTCACACACCATAGCCACCAGCAAACGCGCATTCTCGTTCAGGCAGCAGCCGCCGCCTGCGAAGACAAAAAAGGCGAAGACACCCGCATCCTCGAGCTCGATCCAGCCGACTCCGGTCTCTCCGACTTCTTCCTGGTCACTTCGGCCACCAACGACCGGCAGGCCGTGGCCATCGCCGACGAGATCGAGTTTCGCCTCAAGCGCGACTACGGGGTGATGGCGAACTCGGTTGAGGGCCGCCGGAATGGCGAGTGGATACTGCTCGACTACGTGGATTTTGTGGCGCACGTCTTCCTGGCCGAGCGCCGTGCCTTTTACGACATCGAGCGGCTGCGCAAGTCCGCACGCCCGCTCACGCCGGAGGAGTTCGAAACCGAACTGAAACACGCACTCGCCGACAAGACCCGCGAGGCTCGCAGCAAGCCTGCGGAGGCCAAGAAGGCTCCTGCAAAGAAAACGGCGAAGACCGCAACTCCGGCCAAGAAATCGGCTGCATTGAAGCCCGCTAAGGCTACGAAAAAGGCCGCGCCCAAGAAAGCTGCCGCAAAGAAGCCTGTCGCTGCGAAGGCCGCAAAGAAGGCTCCGGCGAAGAAGACAGCGGCGAAGGCGCGCCGCACCAAATAG
- the nadD gene encoding nicotinate (nicotinamide) nucleotide adenylyltransferase, giving the protein MAQSGSPAQRGAYFGGSRVAFFGGSFDPPHLGHLAVAHAARAALSIDLVLFAPVGAQPLKPKGSSAPFEDRVAMTELAIADEPAFGISLLDAPNPAGAPNYTLHTLRRLQTEMPGATIFCLVGADSFLSLRHWYGAAEVPFSASLVVASRPGQKLGDLAASIPVGLTVEPSQPPIPSADREIELVSYTVRNAQGRTAALYVLPGLDVEISATEIRAQIKAGRPADPARPLISPAVARYIREHGLYQ; this is encoded by the coding sequence ATGGCCCAGTCCGGCAGCCCGGCGCAGCGCGGTGCATATTTCGGCGGCAGTCGCGTAGCCTTCTTTGGAGGGAGCTTCGATCCGCCGCATCTCGGCCATCTGGCAGTGGCCCATGCGGCCCGCGCTGCCCTGAGCATCGATCTCGTCCTCTTCGCCCCCGTAGGAGCACAGCCGCTCAAGCCGAAGGGATCGAGCGCGCCGTTTGAAGACCGGGTTGCCATGACCGAACTGGCCATCGCGGACGAACCCGCGTTCGGCATCTCGCTCCTGGATGCCCCCAATCCCGCCGGAGCGCCCAACTACACGCTGCACACTCTCCGCCGGCTACAGACTGAGATGCCCGGTGCAACCATCTTCTGCCTCGTAGGTGCGGATTCGTTTCTCAGCCTTCGCCACTGGTATGGCGCGGCTGAAGTGCCCTTCTCCGCTTCGCTGGTTGTTGCCTCGCGCCCCGGCCAGAAGCTCGGCGACCTCGCCGCATCCATTCCAGTCGGGCTCACAGTGGAGCCATCGCAGCCCCCCATCCCCTCTGCCGATCGGGAGATTGAACTCGTCTCATACACCGTGCGCAACGCCCAGGGCCGCACAGCCGCGCTCTACGTGCTCCCCGGGCTCGACGTCGAAATCAGCGCCACCGAGATCCGCGCTCAGATCAAAGCAGGCCGTCCGGCGGATCCGGCCCGCCCGCTCATTTCGCCGGCGGTCGCCCGGTACATCCGCGAACACGGCCTTTACCAGTGA